In Coleofasciculus chthonoplastes PCC 7420, a single genomic region encodes these proteins:
- a CDS encoding pentapeptide repeat-containing protein translates to MRLSTIKPFPLATSFTTIALVILLCLSNSVQAAKDQDVEKLLDEGECPTCNLRGVRLRKRNLRGFNIEGANLVEADLREADLREARLAGANLEDADLQNARLANANLFRSKLVKVNLQEADLEDANLQNANLQFADLRKANLMNASLQNANLTRTNLQETDLRQAKLANASLEGANLGDANLEGTSLRGVNLKGANLENAKLFRTDLRGTQFNSQTVLNDKWLFVWELVNQGISGQALAGADLSGANLEGLNLENANLENANLAEAYLFIVNLRGANLQGTQLTNTELRYADLSNADLTNANLRNAELGNVNLAGANLENANLRTAKINEETTLDLKWRLVWEIVNQGAEERELRGANLFNANLNGANFRNVNLSGASLYNSDLQNTNFEEATLFQADLSNANLAGANLQKANLQEANLEGANLEGANLNQANLCNAILPDGTQQSCE, encoded by the coding sequence ATGCGTTTATCCACAATTAAACCCTTCCCTTTAGCCACCAGCTTTACAACTATCGCTCTAGTTATCCTGCTATGTCTCAGCAATTCCGTGCAAGCCGCCAAAGATCAAGATGTAGAAAAGCTCTTAGATGAAGGAGAATGTCCGACTTGTAATCTGCGGGGAGTGCGTTTGAGGAAGCGGAATCTCAGGGGGTTTAATATTGAAGGCGCTAACTTAGTTGAAGCCGATTTAAGAGAAGCTGACTTACGGGAAGCCCGACTTGCTGGGGCAAATTTAGAGGATGCAGATCTCCAGAATGCTAGACTCGCTAACGCTAATTTATTTCGATCTAAACTCGTTAAAGTTAATCTACAAGAGGCGGATTTAGAAGACGCTAATCTCCAGAATGCCAACTTACAATTTGCAGATTTGCGGAAAGCAAACCTGATGAATGCTTCATTACAAAATGCTAATCTGACTCGTACCAATTTACAGGAAACCGATTTAAGACAGGCTAAATTAGCCAATGCATCTCTAGAAGGAGCCAATCTCGGTGACGCTAATTTAGAAGGAACCTCATTAAGAGGGGTAAACCTCAAAGGCGCTAACTTAGAAAATGCCAAGTTATTTCGCACCGATTTAAGGGGAACCCAATTTAATAGTCAAACGGTTCTGAATGACAAATGGTTATTTGTTTGGGAGTTGGTTAATCAAGGAATTTCCGGACAAGCATTAGCGGGGGCGGATTTGTCAGGTGCGAACTTAGAAGGGTTGAATCTGGAAAACGCAAATTTAGAAAATGCCAATTTAGCTGAAGCGTATTTATTTATTGTCAACTTACGAGGCGCTAATCTTCAAGGTACTCAGTTGACTAATACTGAATTGCGCTATGCTGACCTGAGTAATGCCGATTTAACCAATGCCAACTTAAGAAATGCCGAACTCGGAAATGTTAATTTAGCCGGAGCTAATCTAGAAAATGCTAACCTGAGAACTGCCAAAATTAATGAAGAGACTACCCTTGATCTCAAATGGCGTTTGGTTTGGGAAATTGTGAATCAAGGGGCTGAGGAACGTGAACTACGGGGTGCTAATTTATTTAATGCTAATTTAAACGGAGCCAATTTCCGCAATGTGAATCTGAGTGGTGCGAGTCTGTACAATTCTGACCTTCAAAACACGAACTTTGAGGAAGCAACCTTGTTTCAAGCCGATTTGAGTAATGCTAATTTAGCGGGGGCGAATTTGCAGAAGGCAAATCTACAAGAGGCTAATCTAGAGGGGGCTAATCTAGAGGGGGCTAATCTTAACCAAGCGAATCTCTGTAACGCAATTCTGCCCGATGGGACACAACAATCTTGTGAATAA
- a CDS encoding tetratricopeptide repeat protein gives MLINEMSYEWDSLPKSQQHSHPTLTISSPLSYRQTAKDKANLKVEKADALAKKGDYEGALLYYDEAITLKTDCTSAWYHQGVALQHLEREEEALASFDKALKFNPDNPKIWNYRGITLQKLKRYDQAIASYDKALTLNPNDVKVWYNRAIALRKFKRYEKAIDSYNHALAINPNYGKAWIDRGNTLRKLNRHQEAIASYNHALAIQPDDDRTCCNRGFLLYQLHRYQEALTSFDQAIKVNPNSDKAWHNRAMVLN, from the coding sequence ATGTTAATTAACGAAATGAGTTATGAGTGGGATTCCCTGCCTAAATCTCAACAACATTCACACCCAACTTTAACAATTTCCAGTCCCTTATCCTACCGTCAAACCGCTAAGGACAAGGCGAATTTAAAGGTAGAAAAAGCAGATGCTTTAGCCAAAAAAGGAGATTATGAAGGTGCGCTTCTTTATTACGATGAAGCAATAACACTTAAGACCGATTGCACCTCAGCTTGGTATCATCAGGGGGTAGCGTTACAGCATTTAGAACGTGAGGAAGAAGCTTTAGCGAGTTTCGACAAAGCGTTAAAGTTTAATCCTGATAATCCAAAAATATGGAACTATCGGGGGATTACACTACAAAAGTTAAAACGCTACGACCAAGCGATCGCGTCCTACGATAAAGCGTTAACCTTAAACCCAAATGATGTCAAAGTATGGTACAACCGGGCAATAGCGTTGCGGAAGTTCAAGCGGTATGAAAAAGCGATTGACTCCTACAATCACGCCTTAGCGATTAACCCCAACTATGGGAAAGCCTGGATTGATCGGGGGAACACATTACGGAAATTAAATCGCCATCAGGAGGCGATCGCATCATACAATCACGCCTTGGCAATTCAACCGGATGATGATAGAACCTGCTGTAATCGCGGTTTCCTGTTGTATCAGTTACATCGTTATCAAGAAGCGCTGACATCCTTCGATCAAGCGATCAAGGTGAATCCCAACTCTGATAAAGCTTGGCATAATCGGGCGATGGTTTTAAACTGA
- the surE gene encoding 5'/3'-nucleotidase SurE: MTLILTNDDGIDAPGIQALQQAVKGKSVIVAPQTHLSGCSHQVTTHQPIHVQQRSEFAYAVAGTPVDCTRLALTQLVQNPQWVLSGINAGGNLGVDIHISGTVAAVREAAILGIPGIAISHWIKRPLVIDWQVASRWTTRVLGELFQRPTHPGMFWNVNLPHLEPGSPEPDIVFCKPSIQPLPVNYVVEGDHYYYKGEYAKRDRAPSTDVDICFGGSIAVTLLSL, from the coding sequence ATGACTTTAATTCTCACCAATGATGATGGAATAGATGCTCCAGGGATTCAAGCACTCCAGCAAGCGGTTAAGGGTAAAAGCGTTATCGTTGCGCCTCAAACCCATTTATCCGGTTGTAGTCATCAAGTTACCACGCATCAACCCATCCATGTCCAACAGCGCTCAGAATTTGCCTACGCCGTAGCCGGAACGCCTGTCGATTGTACCCGTCTCGCCCTGACTCAACTGGTGCAAAATCCCCAATGGGTACTCTCTGGGATTAATGCAGGCGGTAATCTAGGGGTTGATATCCATATTTCCGGGACAGTAGCGGCGGTGCGGGAAGCGGCAATTCTGGGAATTCCAGGGATTGCGATTTCCCACTGGATTAAACGCCCGTTGGTGATTGATTGGCAAGTGGCTAGCCGTTGGACAACACGAGTGTTAGGAGAGTTATTTCAACGTCCCACTCATCCAGGTATGTTTTGGAATGTGAATTTACCTCACCTAGAACCCGGTTCTCCAGAACCTGATATCGTATTCTGTAAACCGAGTATTCAGCCCTTACCCGTTAACTATGTTGTAGAGGGAGATCACTATTACTATAAAGGCGAATATGCCAAACGCGATCGCGCCCCAAGTACAGATGTTGATATTTGTTTTGGCGGTAGTATCGCCGTGACTCTCCTGTCACTTTGA
- a CDS encoding CHAT domain-containing protein, which yields MSTPIQFSRWLGIVLFIPLVFLKQEPLQAESITAADDGTNTSINLEGNQFNITGGTLSGDGANLFHSFQEFGLDANQVANFLSNPQIQNILGRVSGNEASIINGLIQITGGNSNLFLMNPSGFIFGSDASLNVPGSFTATTANGIGFENGWFNSSGETDYQSLVGSPNRFAFTMDQPGSIINAGELAVSEGEHLTLLAGQVINTGTLSAPGGTITMTAVPGENLVRISQAGMLLSLEIEAATGEDFLPTAEEISPLQLAELLTGQDEESTGVIVESANTVRLIGSDVVIPTISGTTILSGVIDTASEQVGGNVYLVGEQVGVINATINAFGGDGGGTVLVGGGFQGQGTIPNALQTFVSSDSVIYADALEHGNAGLVVAWADEINRFYGSVSATGGETFGDGGLVEISARDSLIFRGLIDVGATSGNLGTILFDPKNITISDGGTDDFNLNNAFGENSDKSVTFDADQFNALMGNVVLQANNDITINQSINASNIGTLTLQAGRSITINNVVITLDGGNFSATINDENSVATQRESGVAQFVMNSGSQIFTNGGNISIKPGNFGGDAIGTVQLNGGTLNSGDGAIEITGRGSSDGAAKTGIFLTNGTVVESTGTGTITLEGTGGSGTSATRGIEIQNPGTRVSSEDGDILINGIGGDSTGNDNFGIFMLGGVVESTGIGNITLEGTAETGTDGNRGIQIQNSGTVSSNDGDILLRGEAENATGNNNFGIFMLSGGVVESTGSGNITLEGTGGTEASSRGIQIQDSGTKVSSNTGDILLSSIGQDATASDNIGISLLGSGTVETQGIGNITLTSDGSIDASSGILDSSSPTNGGDVVIEANREITTGKINTTGGSGGGGNVSLNAPNDIQVSWINTEGGITGGAVDITTDSFFRATDIFTAANGIPASISTIGGSEGGTITINHGGDNETPFEIGDASINGIAASLTSGDATISPVESFPGNQTTGNIQIIGAGSPETPVPPETPVSPDLMLSPDVIYNLYNGIDLDSLGESSSFINTTDNVNQALPIINASTALLTLQDATGATNRYIESLEQARLKEFADYFGRDFSQYSISLASIEQKLAEIERQTGNRSAVIYAVTQPDGVKLVLFTAAAEPVTKVIPVNRDQLLRVTNELRVQLTDAFRRRGNGYLKPAQQLYQWLIAPIASELEAAEIDTLLFSMDAGLRTIPMPVLHDGEQFLIENYSLSMIPTFSLMNSNYQRLTNPRILAMGASEFTELNPLPAVPVELSTIAQEVGGQVFLNQEFTLENLIQERQRYPYEIIHLGTHADFKSGGPSNSYVQLWNDKLTLDQMQQMNWDNPPVELLVLSACRTAVGDNQAELGFAGLAVASGVKSALGSVWQVSDQGTLALMTELYNQLGQTQIKAEALREAQLSMLRGNVVIEGGQLRGSGTRGGVSLPPQLAELGQVDLSHPYYWSGFMMIGSPW from the coding sequence ATGTCTACACCGATTCAGTTCAGCCGTTGGTTAGGGATAGTCTTGTTCATCCCATTGGTATTTCTGAAGCAGGAACCACTACAAGCCGAGTCGATAACGGCGGCTGATGATGGAACGAATACAAGTATTAATTTAGAAGGGAACCAGTTTAATATTACAGGCGGAACGCTTTCCGGAGATGGCGCGAATTTGTTCCATAGTTTCCAGGAATTTGGACTCGATGCTAATCAAGTTGCTAACTTTTTATCGAATCCTCAGATTCAAAATATTTTGGGTAGAGTATCTGGGAACGAAGCGTCAATTATTAATGGGTTAATTCAGATCACTGGTGGCAACTCTAATCTATTTTTGATGAACCCATCAGGATTTATTTTTGGGTCGGATGCCAGTCTGAATGTGCCAGGAAGTTTTACGGCAACGACGGCAAATGGAATTGGGTTTGAGAATGGTTGGTTTAATTCCAGTGGTGAGACAGACTATCAATCCTTAGTCGGTTCGCCCAATCGTTTTGCGTTTACGATGGATCAGCCCGGAAGCATTATTAATGCAGGTGAATTGGCGGTAAGTGAGGGAGAACATTTAACCCTGCTGGCGGGTCAAGTTATTAATACGGGAACCCTTTCCGCCCCTGGGGGTACTATTACAATGACGGCGGTTCCTGGAGAAAACTTAGTCCGGATTTCTCAAGCGGGGATGTTACTGTCTTTAGAAATTGAAGCCGCAACCGGGGAAGATTTCCTGCCAACAGCAGAGGAGATTTCACCATTACAATTAGCTGAGTTACTCACCGGACAAGACGAAGAGAGTACAGGCGTTATTGTTGAGTCAGCAAATACGGTGCGACTCATCGGTTCAGATGTGGTAATTCCCACTATATCAGGAACAACAATTTTATCTGGCGTGATTGATACCGCTAGTGAACAAGTGGGGGGTAATGTCTATCTAGTGGGCGAACAAGTGGGAGTCATCAATGCCACAATTAATGCCTTTGGTGGTGATGGGGGTGGCACAGTTTTGGTTGGTGGCGGGTTTCAAGGACAAGGTACGATACCGAATGCTTTACAGACATTTGTAAGTTCAGATTCCGTTATTTATGCTGATGCACTTGAACATGGAAATGCTGGGCTGGTTGTGGCTTGGGCAGATGAAATCAACCGTTTTTATGGCAGTGTGAGTGCCACGGGGGGCGAAACTTTCGGTGATGGCGGTTTGGTGGAGATATCGGCTAGAGATAGTTTGATTTTCCGAGGATTGATTGATGTTGGGGCAACATCGGGAAATCTAGGAACTATCTTATTTGATCCGAAGAATATCACGATTAGTGATGGAGGAACAGATGATTTCAATCTCAATAATGCCTTTGGTGAGAATTCAGATAAGTCAGTTACCTTTGATGCGGATCAATTTAATGCCCTAATGGGGAATGTGGTTCTGCAAGCGAATAATGATATTACGATTAATCAGAGTATCAATGCCAGTAACATTGGCACGTTGACGCTGCAAGCGGGCAGAAGTATCACGATTAATAATGTAGTCATTACTTTAGACGGCGGCAACTTTAGCGCCACAATTAATGATGAAAATTCAGTAGCCACCCAGCGAGAATCCGGAGTTGCCCAATTTGTGATGAACTCAGGCTCGCAAATTTTCACCAATGGGGGTAATATTTCCATAAAACCGGGGAACTTTGGCGGTGATGCGATTGGAACGGTACAGCTTAATGGTGGAACTCTCAATTCTGGAGATGGTGCGATTGAGATTACTGGCAGAGGAAGTAGTGACGGTGCAGCAAAAACGGGGATTTTTCTGACTAATGGTACGGTTGTGGAATCAACAGGAACAGGTACTATTACTTTAGAGGGAACTGGTGGTTCTGGGACAAGTGCGACTCGCGGTATCGAGATTCAAAATCCTGGAACACGGGTAAGTTCCGAGGATGGCGATATTTTAATTAACGGCATTGGTGGAGACTCAACCGGGAACGATAACTTTGGTATTTTTATGCTGGGTGGTGTGGTTGAATCCACAGGAATCGGCAATATTACTCTAGAGGGTACAGCGGAAACGGGAACAGATGGGAATCGGGGTATTCAGATTCAAAATTCAGGAACCGTAAGTTCAAACGATGGTGATATTCTCCTAAGAGGTGAAGCCGAAAATGCCACGGGAAACAATAACTTTGGTATTTTTATGCTGAGTGGCGGTGTGGTTGAATCCACAGGTTCAGGGAATATTACTCTAGAGGGTACAGGGGGAACAGAGGCTTCTAGTCGCGGAATTCAGATTCAGGATTCGGGGACAAAGGTAAGTTCTAATACAGGGGATATTCTTCTTAGCAGTATAGGTCAAGATGCAACCGCCTCAGATAATATTGGTATTTCTCTGCTGGGAAGTGGTACGGTTGAAACTCAAGGTATTGGAAATATTACATTGACTAGCGACGGTAGTATTGATGCTAGTAGTGGAATCCTGGATAGTAGTTCACCGACGAATGGTGGGGATGTTGTCATCGAAGCCAATCGGGAAATTACCACTGGGAAAATTAACACCACTGGTGGTTCCGGGGGAGGGGGTAATGTTAGCCTTAATGCCCCTAATGATATTCAAGTTAGCTGGATTAATACAGAAGGGGGTATCACAGGCGGTGCAGTTGATATTACCACTGACAGCTTTTTCCGCGCCACTGATATCTTTACCGCTGCTAATGGTATACCTGCAAGTATCTCCACCATTGGAGGGAGTGAAGGGGGTACGATTACAATTAACCATGGGGGAGATAATGAAACTCCCTTTGAAATCGGTGATGCTAGTATCAATGGGATAGCCGCCTCCCTTACCAGTGGTGATGCGACAATTTCTCCGGTGGAATCCTTTCCCGGTAATCAAACCACAGGAAATATTCAGATTATTGGTGCAGGTTCTCCAGAGACACCTGTACCGCCAGAAACGCCTGTTTCTCCAGACTTAATGCTGTCCCCGGATGTTATTTACAATCTGTATAACGGAATTGATTTAGACAGTCTTGGTGAGTCTTCGTCTTTTATCAACACTACCGATAATGTTAATCAAGCGCTGCCGATTATCAACGCCTCAACCGCCCTTTTAACCCTACAAGATGCAACAGGGGCGACGAATCGCTATATTGAATCCTTAGAACAAGCCCGACTGAAAGAATTTGCGGATTACTTTGGGCGAGATTTCTCTCAGTATTCAATTTCCTTAGCCAGTATTGAACAAAAATTGGCAGAAATTGAACGCCAAACTGGGAATCGTTCCGCCGTCATTTATGCGGTAACCCAACCGGATGGAGTGAAATTAGTCCTCTTTACCGCCGCTGCTGAACCTGTCACTAAAGTTATCCCAGTTAATCGCGACCAACTTCTAAGAGTTACAAATGAACTGCGAGTCCAACTGACGGATGCATTTCGCCGTCGGGGGAATGGTTATTTGAAACCCGCGCAACAACTTTATCAGTGGTTAATTGCACCGATTGCATCGGAACTGGAAGCGGCTGAAATTGATACGTTACTCTTTTCCATGGATGCGGGATTGCGAACGATACCTATGCCAGTCTTGCATGATGGTGAACAGTTTTTGATTGAAAACTACAGCCTCAGCATGATTCCCACATTCAGCCTGATGAATAGTAATTATCAGCGGCTGACAAATCCGCGAATCTTAGCGATGGGGGCATCAGAATTTACGGAACTTAATCCGTTACCAGCGGTTCCGGTAGAGTTATCAACGATTGCCCAAGAAGTGGGTGGTCAAGTTTTTCTCAATCAGGAGTTTACCTTAGAGAATTTAATTCAAGAACGCCAGCGTTATCCTTATGAAATTATTCACTTAGGAACTCATGCCGATTTTAAATCTGGCGGACCAAGTAATTCCTATGTGCAGTTGTGGAATGATAAGCTAACTTTAGACCAAATGCAACAGATGAATTGGGATAATCCGCCTGTGGAGTTATTAGTATTATCGGCTTGTCGCACGGCGGTAGGGGATAATCAGGCGGAGTTAGGATTTGCTGGATTAGCGGTGGCGTCGGGTGTGAAAAGTGCTTTAGGAAGTGTTTGGCAAGTAAGTGACCAAGGCACATTGGCTTTAATGACTGAGTTGTATAACCAATTGGGTCAGACTCAAATTAAAGCAGAGGCGCTACGAGAAGCCCAGTTATCGATGTTGCGGGGAAATGTCGTGATTGAAGGGGGACAATTGCGCGGAAGTGGAACGCGAGGAGGGGTATCGTTACCGCCACAATTGGCTGAGTTAGGACAAGTTGATTTATCCCATCCTTATTATTGGTCGGGATTTATGATGATTGGTAGTCCGTGGTAA
- a CDS encoding dipeptide ABC transporter ATP-binding protein, producing the protein MLMTLFCIENLHIAYPTNPGYWAVDDVSFTLNPGERLGLVGESGCGKSTLGRAAMRLLPTATKIEGQIKFKGQSVFELNPTQLRQFRGGVVALVFQDPMTRLDPLMTIGDHCLETLQAHQPQLSRSECKQKAIETLEAVKIPANRWSQYPHEFSGGMRQRVAIALALLLNPKMIVADEPTTSLDVTVSAQILQELTRLCQEREMALLLISHDLAMVGEYCDRVAVMYGGKLVEMGAVGDILHHPQHEYTRSLLQAALLMQTVNDGEQCRDVACNVSTSKNNLPTPILRVQQLKQYFTLEQNFIAQLLSREPQLIKAVDEVSFDLYPGQVLGLVGESGCGKSTLSRTILQLIPPTSGIVEFQGINLTQLNRKSLRDMRRHIQMIFQDPLACLNPLMRVGDSIADPLFIHHLATATEAKHQVMEMLERVGLTPPDDYYHRYPRDLSGGQQQRVAIARALITRPRLIICDEPVSMLDASVQTQVLELMRSLKQDFELTYLFITHDLWVARFFCDAIAVMNRGQIVEMAETEDLFTNPQHPYTQTLLQAAPLLTV; encoded by the coding sequence ATGCTTATGACTTTATTTTGCATCGAAAATTTACACATTGCCTATCCAACTAATCCGGGATATTGGGCGGTGGATGATGTCTCATTTACCCTGAATCCTGGAGAACGATTGGGATTAGTGGGAGAGTCGGGGTGTGGCAAATCCACTCTGGGACGCGCTGCGATGCGGTTATTACCAACAGCAACAAAAATTGAAGGACAAATTAAATTTAAAGGACAGTCTGTTTTTGAGTTGAACCCAACTCAACTGCGCCAGTTTCGCGGGGGAGTGGTGGCGCTGGTATTTCAAGATCCGATGACACGCCTTGATCCGTTGATGACAATTGGGGATCATTGTCTAGAAACCTTACAAGCGCATCAACCTCAGTTATCGCGTTCTGAGTGTAAGCAAAAGGCAATTGAAACCCTAGAAGCGGTGAAGATTCCGGCTAACCGTTGGTCCCAGTATCCCCATGAATTTAGTGGCGGAATGCGGCAACGAGTCGCGATCGCACTCGCCCTTTTACTCAATCCTAAGATGATTGTCGCGGATGAGCCAACCACGAGTCTAGATGTCACCGTCTCCGCCCAGATATTACAGGAATTGACGCGACTTTGCCAAGAACGGGAGATGGCGCTGTTGCTAATTTCCCACGACTTAGCCATGGTAGGGGAATATTGCGATCGCGTGGCGGTGATGTATGGGGGCAAACTGGTAGAAATGGGGGCAGTTGGGGACATTTTACACCACCCTCAGCATGAGTATACGCGATCGCTCCTGCAAGCGGCGCTGCTGATGCAAACGGTGAATGATGGGGAACAATGTAGAGACGTTGCATGCAACGTCTCTACATCGAAGAACAATCTACCAACACCCATTCTCCGAGTGCAACAGTTAAAGCAGTATTTCACCTTAGAACAAAATTTTATTGCCCAATTACTGTCCCGCGAACCTCAACTGATTAAAGCGGTAGATGAGGTTAGTTTTGACCTGTATCCGGGGCAAGTTTTGGGATTAGTGGGAGAATCAGGATGTGGAAAAAGTACACTATCGCGCACAATTTTGCAACTGATTCCGCCCACCTCTGGTATTGTGGAATTCCAAGGCATAAATTTAACCCAACTGAACCGGAAATCTCTACGGGATATGCGGCGACATATTCAAATGATTTTTCAAGATCCCTTGGCTTGTTTGAATCCCCTAATGAGAGTGGGTGATAGTATTGCTGATCCTCTATTTATCCACCACCTAGCGACAGCAACAGAAGCGAAACATCAGGTGATGGAAATGCTGGAACGGGTGGGATTAACACCTCCAGACGACTACTACCACCGCTATCCCAGAGACTTATCCGGAGGACAACAGCAACGAGTCGCGATCGCGCGGGCGTTGATTACTCGTCCCCGTTTGATTATCTGTGATGAACCGGTGAGTATGTTAGATGCAAGTGTGCAGACGCAGGTGCTGGAATTAATGCGATCGCTAAAACAGGACTTTGAGTTAACCTATTTATTTATTACCCATGATCTCTGGGTAGCCCGGTTTTTCTGTGACGCGATCGCGGTGATGAATCGGGGTCAGATTGTGGAAATGGCAGAAACGGAAGACTTGTTTACGAATCCCCAGCATCCGTATACCCAAACCCTGTTACAAGCCGCACCCTTATTGACAGTGTAG
- a CDS encoding alpha-ketoglutarate-dependent dioxygenase AlkB has product MIPSSKSLNFDVDPKSDFIVPEIPGLNLIHDYINTQEQNQLLEIIDQQEWSTQLKRRVQHYGYRYEYQKRTLTSASYLGELPNWANQLGQRLVRDRVTPTPPDQLIINEYLPGQGITNHVDCVPCFGNTIISLSLGSCCVMNLTHLPTQTQIPVLLLPGSLLILQRVARYQWQHGIPARKNDKYQGREFGRSRRVSLTFREVVFPYK; this is encoded by the coding sequence ATGATACCCTCGTCAAAATCGCTAAATTTCGATGTAGACCCTAAATCAGACTTTATTGTGCCAGAAATACCTGGACTAAACTTAATCCATGATTATATCAATACTCAGGAGCAAAATCAATTACTGGAGATTATCGACCAACAGGAATGGTCAACCCAATTAAAACGCAGAGTACAACATTATGGGTATCGCTATGAGTATCAAAAACGGACATTAACCTCTGCCAGCTACTTGGGAGAATTGCCAAATTGGGCAAACCAACTGGGGCAAAGACTGGTTCGCGATCGCGTCACCCCAACTCCCCCCGATCAACTAATTATCAATGAATACTTACCTGGTCAAGGAATTACCAATCATGTTGACTGTGTTCCCTGTTTTGGTAATACCATTATCTCTCTAAGTTTGGGGAGTTGTTGTGTGATGAACTTAACCCATCTACCCACGCAAACCCAGATTCCTGTTCTGCTATTACCGGGGAGTTTACTTATTTTACAAAGGGTTGCTCGCTATCAGTGGCAACATGGAATTCCTGCTCGCAAAAATGATAAGTATCAGGGAAGAGAATTCGGCAGAAGTCGAAGAGTTTCGCTTACATTTCGAGAAGTTGTGTTTCCGTATAAATAA
- a CDS encoding YcjF family protein, whose translation MAVQLRRPILVGGIALSFGLWLLDTMHQSVAEWGEVGLLGAIALGSGVWLFQKRGSSSVELSVISSPLDRATVEGAIAQAEVAISRLETEVEKSENSTSLRQQVYQLTSQLDRQELQLLVTGGKGVGKSCLVNVLNTNGLSEQFPTVSVQETTALFPGDRTQEMIPNSDLILFVITSDLTDSEFQLLQHLKAQNQRLLLIFNKQDQYLPPERVLVLQQLRHRLAQLFPPEDIIAIAASPTPLKVRQHQSDGSIQEWLEAQTPDVTALTQRLQPILTEDAQQLIWGTTLRSAISLKAEAKTALNQARRDRALPLIEQYQWITAATAFANPVPALDLLATAAISSQLVIELAEIYQQKFSLSQAQSAAKTLGSLMVKLGLVELSTQTIGGILKSNAFTYIAGGAVQGVSAAYLTRLAGLSLIEYFQDQEISEPTAADNPLNLDRLKEKLQTVFQQNQRTAFLQGFVQQAVKRLRLNSASV comes from the coding sequence ATGGCGGTTCAGTTGCGGCGACCTATTTTAGTGGGCGGTATTGCTTTATCCTTTGGATTATGGCTGCTAGACACTATGCATCAGTCGGTGGCGGAGTGGGGAGAGGTTGGACTCCTCGGCGCGATCGCACTCGGTAGTGGGGTATGGTTGTTTCAGAAGCGAGGGTCAAGTTCGGTGGAGTTATCTGTGATATCCTCGCCTCTAGATCGAGCTACGGTAGAGGGGGCGATCGCTCAAGCTGAAGTCGCTATCTCCCGCCTAGAAACAGAAGTCGAGAAGTCTGAAAATAGCACATCATTACGACAGCAGGTTTACCAATTAACCAGCCAATTGGATCGACAAGAATTGCAACTGCTTGTCACTGGCGGTAAAGGCGTCGGTAAATCCTGTTTAGTGAACGTCTTAAACACGAACGGGTTATCCGAACAATTCCCCACGGTTAGCGTACAAGAAACTACCGCCTTATTCCCAGGCGATCGCACTCAGGAGATGATCCCGAACTCGGATTTAATCCTCTTTGTGATCACCAGTGATTTAACCGATTCCGAGTTTCAGCTTTTGCAGCATCTGAAAGCGCAGAATCAGCGACTTCTGCTCATCTTTAATAAACAAGACCAGTATTTACCCCCAGAACGAGTGCTAGTGTTGCAACAACTGCGACACCGACTCGCCCAACTTTTCCCCCCAGAGGATATCATTGCGATCGCGGCGTCTCCCACTCCTCTAAAAGTGCGCCAGCATCAATCTGATGGGTCAATCCAAGAATGGTTAGAGGCGCAAACACCTGATGTCACTGCTTTGACGCAACGATTGCAGCCCATCTTAACTGAAGACGCCCAACAGTTAATCTGGGGAACCACTCTCAGATCCGCGATTAGTCTCAAAGCTGAAGCCAAAACCGCCTTAAATCAAGCCAGACGCGATCGCGCTTTACCCCTGATTGAACAATATCAGTGGATTACCGCCGCCACTGCTTTTGCCAATCCGGTTCCCGCTTTAGATTTACTCGCCACGGCTGCAATTAGTAGCCAATTAGTGATTGAATTAGCCGAAATTTATCAACAAAAATTTTCCCTATCCCAAGCCCAATCTGCTGCCAAAACCTTGGGTAGCTTAATGGTTAAACTCGGTCTGGTTGAACTCTCCACCCAAACTATCGGTGGTATTCTCAAAAGCAATGCGTTTACCTATATCGCTGGCGGTGCAGTGCAAGGCGTTAGCGCAGCTTATCTTACTCGATTAGCGGGGTTGAGTTTAATCGAATATTTCCAAGACCAAGAGATTAGCGAACCGACAGCAGCCGATAACCCCTTAAATCTTGACCGCCTGAAAGAGAAACTGCAAACTGTTTTCCAACAAAATCAACGGACAGCATTTTTACAGGGATTTGTTCAGCAAGCGGTAAAACGTTTGCGCTTAAATTCAGCGTCAGTCTAG